The Apis mellifera strain DH4 linkage group LG3, Amel_HAv3.1, whole genome shotgun sequence genome includes the window tagttTACACTATTTTTGGAAATGGAGAAGAACAATCTTGGAATAAAACTAAAGTTGATGAAGAAATCAGTAATCAAACATTACcattaaaagaagattttaagaaatgaatGTGACTTTCAAAAACATACAATTTGAATagctttttaattcaattttgactttatattgtacaaaaaattatcattaataatcctTATTCTTACAAGGAATTCGTTCATAGATTTAACATCGTTgtacatttttgtttttatatgaaaattttttcatactttatatttacCATAACGAatgataaaacatatttttttattactattatacacatacaatattaaatattatttattaaagataatattttatatatttaaatatatatataataataatatttacactaaaagtacaaatttaaatatttttttatttaatatagaaaaaatactcATTTATCTTTACTGTACTTTtactattttacaaaaatacatCGGACCCCAATTATTATGACAAGTGGGTATAACAATATGACCATATTTTAAACCAATTCTGCCAAAGTCATATATGCATCGTAAGGGCAACAATGCTTCTGTCATATCTCTACaagaatcatataatatataaaaaattaatataaataatataaataatatatatatgtaataatatcaatgtaataatatatttagagaaatatacaaaatacataCTTCACAACCATGACACAGTTATTTTCTTGCCAAGCTTTCTTTAATGCTACTTGTACAACACCATCATTTTGTATTGGACTAAGAGAACATGTTGAATAAACTACTGTGCCCCCTACTGATACTAATTTCAATGCattcctataaaaaattaaaaattaattatttattacgaaatagaaaaatacgaaatatatttcatctacCGACGCTAAAATCTCAGATTGAATTTCTGgcaattttaatctttctttaaccctgctttgtttaaaaatattgttttcatcAGTATGTAAATTATGTCTATCCGTTGTACATGGGACATCaactaaaatctaaaaaaattaataaatgtgaattttatattaattttcataaaatattaaacattactAAAAAAGACATTGCATTAAGATGTACACCTTATTATATCTACCATTTTCATTGATTGTTCTAGCATCTTGTTGCGTTATAAGaaacatattttctttctcacaaatatttgaaacaaattgattcatgacatttttaattctttttattctagaTTCGATAACATCATTAGCAATCACTAAACGTGGCATGAGAGTTTGAAGAATAGTTAAAGCTTTTCCTCCAGGTGCAGCACACATATCAAGTACAATATCACCTAATTGTATATCTAAAGCTAATACAGGAAGTATAGATCCtccatcaaataaataataatctaaaagataaaataaaaataaaatatattaataatattatatatttcattcataattaatggaatattttaataaaatatagaaaattagctttattattattgaaattaaaataatacaaacctAATACACCAGTAGATCCTTTTTTAGGATTTGGAAATCTAGTATAATTATCTCTTTCAAAAGTATATACGTGTAAATGTTCTGGAAATGGCAAAACATGCTCATTCTCAACACTTACTTTAAAATCATCAGCCttggtataaaatttataatgatcagATTCCAAAACCCAATCATCTAAgcctataaaatttatttattaaaaaatatagtattaattttttttttaattaaacaaaaaaaatatattaattaaacaaacccTTTAATTTGCTAGTAGGCACATATTCATGAAGCATAGATAAATTTAGAGATGAATCAACGATACGAGTATTgtctatattaatatcatttaaacttGCATCTAtagattgtaattttataggtatattttcattttttttatcagaatcTGTTTTGTCAGAATCAGTTTCAGCTTCTaataaatttggataattAGCTGCTTGAAGTTCTGACATCCGATCTAAAGATGTTTCAGTTTCTATCGAATTTTGTATATCATCATCAGATTTACCATACTTGGCCTCTCTTTTactcttaaaaaaatctacattttttttctgtacGTTATATAcacttcttaaatttaatgcaCCAAGTagctgtaataattttatttctccttttaatataaatttttattttataactttatgatttttaatactgTTATCGATTTACCTCCAAATtagatcgaattttttccGTATCactgaaattattaacaacAGCCAAATatttggattctttttttaataacgcaGTTCGTATGTCCTtccaattgtttttataaacatttgcataaaaatcatcaaagtATTCTAACGCTTTATCCtttgtagttttttttttccttataacagactataaaaataattgtctattttattaaacgaatttttaaaaagaatattcaacaTGTTTTAACAAGATTAAGGTAGGGTTATAGCGATACAAACCCAGTGATCTTTTCCATGTGTACTACCAGCAACATATCGAACGgataattttacaatctttttcaATCTTAATTTATCGAGCAACAAtgccatttttttcaaacatgcaaataatcgattcgaattctcATAATTTGTCTCATTTGCGTTTTTCAAACACAATAATTAGCCGAACTTCGCGAAACGAAGAAGCGAAGGCGGCGGCAAAATTCGTTACTCGATTTCGCTACTCGATGGCGCTGCATGtacattcaattttcttctttcgaacgCAAGAAGTGGTCGACGTCGATTAACCGTTAGTGAGAGCGATGTAAAAGAAGAAGGGCGTGAACCAGCGTGAACTGCAAGTACAGGTGAAACAGGACAACCGACAAATCCACGAGTTACGGTACTACCAGTGCTACTTGACTAACACTGGACGATacatcttttttatcaaactaGCGTTAACTTCTCCGTAAGCCATTCTTCTCCTACTTTGCCGACTTTCTTTATCACAATCTCCATGGTACgagatgtaaataaaaattgtaaagataaATGCATGCACATGTATACACGCAATACGTGTCGATCTATGTAATATATCAGATGCAAACGACAAGGAAGCGACGTATTTGTCGTGACATCGAGATGAGAAACGTGCCGAGTAAGATGGAGTGAATGGGGGTGGTGGGGATGGGGACGAACACATCTTTGTGCTCCCCTCTTGCGAAGGCGCTCGTGCGCCGTGAAACGTGGCTGTTTCGAAAGTTCCTACTCGAAGAACCTATTTTAGATGCTATAAACCATTTCGACTTGTAAATCGTTTTCGGAGGTGTACGAGCAACTCGGTACCTGAACAAAAGAATAGGAACATATCTCGGAGAACCTGGAAATATTTCCTATAATTCATACTCGCTTTTGacgaacgattttttttttattttccaatgaaTATTTAGGCGTTTCACAAATTCattcatgataaaaaattcatgataAATGTATAGACTCCGCTTTGAGAACACGACGTGTCGCCCGATGATAATCATAgaacaagtttaaaaaaagaaattcataacCATATAGAATGAGAAACGTAAATTGAGAATCGAGTAAGACCGACACGATAATCTTGTTACCCTCGAAACGCGTACAACGTACTCCGGTGAAAGTCTCCACTGTAGACAGTAGACGTGAGTTCAGTGTTCTCGAGGGGAACGAAAGGAGAACGTCGCCGCGCAGGAGATCGGCTCTTTTGCTTCGAAGAGCAAAGATCAGAACTCTAGCCCATGGGGTGCGGTATATACCCTATGTGTGGCCAGAGGAGAGGACGCACACCTCGCCGATACTTTCGTGTTCATTGTCACGCATACAGAAACTCTTCCTCTCGATGAATCTCGACGACCCGAATCGCTCGACGGCGAGGCTGGTTTCGTGGATCTCTTCATGAGAGGCACGTCGTACGCGATTTGTCGGGGCACGGGGTGTGACGGGGACTCGAGGGATCGTAAAGGCAATGCACTGTAAGGAGCTCACGACGACTATACCCTCCCTCCGCCCCTCGCGCGTTCgcgctcgcgcgcgcgcgcctgcCTCCCTCTCGTTCTCTCGCCACcgtccctttctctcccttcttccttcgctccctccctccctctctctcactctcccACCCTTTCTTGCCGccgcctctctttctttccctcgttccctctctctctctctctctctgtccctcTTATCAGAAAGCCTCGACGGTACGACCTCACTTACACTCTCTCGTTCTattgctcgctcgctcgc containing:
- the LOC102655259 gene encoding 5-methylcytosine rRNA methyltransferase NSUN4, coding for MALLLDKLRLKKIVKLSVRYVAGSTHGKDHWSVIRKKKTTKDKALEYFDDFYANVYKNNWKDIRTALLKKESKYLAVVNNFSDTEKIRSNLELLGALNLRSVYNVQKKNVDFFKSKREAKYGKSDDDIQNSIETETSLDRMSELQAANYPNLLEAETDSDKTDSDKKNENIPIKLQSIDASLNDINIDNTRIVDSSLNLSMLHEYVPTSKLKGLDDWVLESDHYKFYTKADDFKVSVENEHVLPFPEHLHVYTFERDNYTRFPNPKKGSTGVLDYYLFDGGSILPVLALDIQLGDIVLDMCAAPGGKALTILQTLMPRLVIANDVIESRIKRIKNVMNQFVSNICEKENMFLITQQDARTINENGRYNKILVDVPCTTDRHNLHTDENNIFKQSRVKERLKLPEIQSEILANALKLVSVGGTVVYSTCSLSPIQNDGVVQVALKKAWQENNCVMVVKDMTEALLPLRCIYDFGRIGLKYGHIVIPTCHNNWGPMYFCKIVKVQ